One Pelmatolapia mariae isolate MD_Pm_ZW linkage group LG1, Pm_UMD_F_2, whole genome shotgun sequence genomic window, TCATTTTAATCGTTTCCACAGtggaaaaaatgcagaaaatgagCATCAGCTTGTCCTGATGAACGATAGCAGTAAGTGCTAAGCTCACTGACCCATAGACTGCATTTCCTGTGAGCATGTTACAGTAAGGGTCAACTCATATTTcacaaattaaattattttcacGTGAATCTGCAGCAGCAGGAAACCTAAAGCTTCACCACTACTTTTTCACATTATTTGATGATAGTGAGACAGAGTTTACAGATTTCTACTTAGTACTGTCACTTTGTATTTTCCAATTTTACAGTTGTGCTACTGTGACAAACATCTATAGGTTGTGTTCTCACCCGCTGCACCACAATCACACTTCCTGTCCCAGATCTTTGTCATGCCCATGTTCTTATAAATAATCAGGATTTCCCCAGCAGTAATGTAGCAGCTGTCATCAGGTTTCTTTTAACTATGTTGTGAACAGAAGGTAGTTACAGCTTGTTTTAGATTCTCCCTGCTCCCGTGTTTGCCTGCGATTGTAGTAACTACCGTGTTCTCCAGTCTTTGCTTGAAACATGAGTTCAGATTCACTTAAGGCATTTTCAGCACAGCACAAATTCACCCGTTCTACACGCAAGGGTTTGAAAATTAACACAGGCACTTGTAAACTTTTAAAGTTTACCTACAAAGGATGACTCCCATGTGACATTTCGGGCAATGGGTCCACATAAAAATCCTCATAAAAGGAGCAGAAGAGTGGCGCAGcagcagtgaaaaaaaactaTACAACAATGCTAGTTTCCCAGGTAGAGTGCTGTAAAATTAAAGGGACCACATACCCCAACGTCATCATCGCTCTGTATAAGCTGCGAGTGCCCAAACAGGCGCCTCTTCAACATGGGCTCCAGGAGAGTCAGGTAGACCATGTAGAGCAGCAGCAGACCCAAAATGGACAGGTACATTATGATGGTAAACTGAAAATAAGGAACAATTACTGTGGGATTGGTCATTTcctagtttaaaaaataaaataaaatttaaaaaaaaaaaatcactgaaacaATCAGGTGTCCTCTAAGCTAAACAATAATTCATTAAGTCACACAAAGCATGAGTCACATGATAGGCTggctatttttcatttttgcattttgctttAGACAAAAGAGAGGCGTCAGAATAAAAGGACAATAAGACTATAAAACTAAAACTCAATCAATAGATACAGCCCTGCgtcacagcaaagaaaaaacaaccacgACTCTGACCCAACTTGAACTTACCTTAATGGTCCCCGAGCTCCTCTCTTCATATTTACACTCACAGCGTAAACAGTACGCCTCCACATCTTTCCCATCCACTGGCATGGGATCAACCACGTGGAGACAGTTgctgacaaaacattaaaattaacaagctttcagcttttcagctaaACAGACCAAGGACAGCTTGCATTATTGAGAGAAACACAGCGACGGATTTGTTAGCATACCAGTCCTTAAGAGAGACGTTTTGTTTGTAGATTTGACCCTCGACTTCTCGGTACGGCGGACAGATGCATTTACAGCGGATGTCCTCTGAATTCTGCAACAGAGAcagcaaatgtttatttttttgtttgtcaaacacatttgcacaatataTGGTACACAAAAGCCTACACATTTCATTATTATGCAAATCATCCCAAAATAAAGTTAGAGGATTTTTAAGCCCAATACTTATATTTGTTCATTTAATAATCTGACATTCTGATATATCAGatgatttccttttctttcagacaaagaaaacataaacTGATTCATTAACATTTGTTACGTGTGGTTACATTCTGCCCAGCTCTGCTCAGATTAGctgattgttgtgtttgtgctgtttcaATCAGTGTTGCCAACAGGGAAGATGTTTAGTGCCCTCTGATGGACAAACTATACAACATCAACACCCATAACATGGCAGAAGGATGTTGCTCgtctctttttcatttttaaaattttcatttaataaCAGCTTCTATCAGCCATCAAATTAGTAAAACCAGGAGTGTGTTTGTTAGGATTGATCTGTTAATGAAAAGTAAACCTGAGTAAATGATGACTGAGTGGACGATGCTGAATAAAATGCCGCGATGCTGTTATTAAGATAGATGGATTCAAATGGAGAGCCTGCATTGAAGCAATTAAACTCTGGGGTGAACAAACTCAGGCAGTTGAACTCTGGCTTTCTCGAACTTAAGCGTTGCCCGTGTGAGAGGTAATCACCTTAGACTTTATGGTCAGACACAGTTTGTTGAACCTGCTTTCTCAACCATAATACTGGTTATTATAGTTATGTCGATACAGGTTACAGATGTCACACGCATTCAGTACAATCACGTGAGAATACCTgcatcttttgtttttactcacTTTTTTTAGATGGagtgtcattattttatttagatatttaacTCCTTCACTTTTCTCTATTTAACTGTGCTCCTACCTTACTGACCCCTTTCGTCCTGTCATAATGTATTTTATCCAgctttatgtttaatgttttggccGCTGCTAACACAGGAACTTGCCAACTTCGGGATAAATagcctctttttttctgttctacATCCTCATCATCAACCAGCAAACATAGCAGCCACATTCGCGCATTAGTTAACTTTTCTGACATCCAGCTGTCAAACCCACAGCGACAAGTCATCGTTTAGAGGAGATTTAAAGAAAAGCCATTTCATTTCATCCAGCCATCATCACCATTTCCTCCACATAGCTAGCTAAGTGTGCTAACGTCAGCCTTACCTTCGCTGTCACTTGGCTCAGCAGCACAAAACAAGCCAGGAGGAGAGCCTCGACAAAAAACACCCACTTCATGTTTACAGGAGTGCAGCTCGTTAACAACACAGGTCCAAATATTTCCACGAACAGCTCCAGCAGTGTGAAGCAAACCCTAACAACTGACGAGATTAGCCATCAAGCTAACTAAACAGCAACAATCGTCAGCTTCCTAGCAGCTGACTTGTAATTTCCGGAAATGGCGGTTGTCTTCCGCACACAGTACTGAGCGGGCCGTGCTTGGTTAATGACATAATAAACGATGTCCCGGCGGGCGGAAAATTTCAGATAATGCCAAATAGCTGCTTGTTTGTCGCCCATCAAAGGTTGTTCGAAATATTATCCAACATTTAAACCAGTTACTTTCAATTAATTGGGTTATATttctacaaaacaaacaaacaaacaaaacaaaaaaaaaaccctaaaagtAAACTGAACCGCTAAGGACGTGAAATTAAATCGAACGCACCCTTCGGTTCGACACGCTCGtaaacagcaggtgtatcaAACTCTGGTCCGGGGAACACCAGGCGGGTCATTCTTCTTGGAAGACAATTATTATATTAtcattgtagagtctttaccttacattcTAAAGTGCCTTGTGTTTTGGCGCTATATACATATAAACGCAACTCAATTAAAACGCTaagataaataaacaaatcgaccatttatttttataatttctttATAATTATCTTTTTTAGCATTTACACTAGTGCTCAAGAACTATTTTgcattataaataatattttcgAACCACTTTTTTCATATAGATTCTTTTCGAATTCATGGGGTTGATAGAAAATGTCCTGCAACTGTAAAATGGCCTTTATAACTATGGAAGATTGGTTTCatcactgaaaaaacaaacaaacatcttttGTTATCCAACGATAAATCCAAATTATGTGCAACCTTGTTACTCTAATTACTCTAGTTTATCCCTGTCTCCATATCGTTTTTGATAAaataatcatgttttttttttcttgcaagcATTTTATCTCAAAAGTTCTACCTACTAactcaataataataacactttATTATTCCTCTGGGGCTGTtaaacatatacaaacacatgAACTTGTATAGAAATAAGAAAAAGTGGTTGAAAGTGGTGGAAATCAGTTTCCGATCTTTATTTACAGCACATTCGATGtacaaaatcataaaaatataCATACTTGTTTCATCTAGGAGAGGTAAATATAGTTTACTTCTATTTTACAGAACTTTTCATGTATTCATGGCATCACAAATTGCTCGGTTTCTCTGCAGAGTAATTCGTTGTCTTTGGTTGCTAGTGACCTAGCTGAAGCAGTCATTGTCTTGTGACTAGTTTTGGAAAGggaaaagtgttttttaaagaacagcAGTGCTCATCCAGACACCTTAGAAGACCAAATACGTGAGCCAACAGCAAACGCAGCCATGCTATACCATTAAAGTGTATGTAGCTGCTACAAAAAAAATTAGCGTTTCACCTAAAACTTTTTACATCATATACAAGACATTCATCAGAATAATTGCTTTTGTGGCAGGGCTAGTTCTTTTGCAGTGCTAATTTCCCCAAGAAAACTTGTGTGCGCTATTTGTTCCTGACATTTTTGCAGTATTTCTGTCAGTATTTCATGCCTACCTGTGCAGGCCATGttaaaaaactaaatgttaAACCTAAACCTATATACAGTGTTACTGACATTCAGCATATATCTGTTCGTCTATCATATTTGTTTTTCATCCAAATGCAATTAAAGAGTCCCATAATGCCGCCATGTACAGTATTTCTCAACATTCAAATACCCAATTTGGACTTGGAATTTAAATCCCAACTTTAAAATTTAAAGGGCCATATAATGTCATTCATCTGCTGTTAGAAGTATTTTCCCAAATGCGATCTCCTAATTCCTCTCCGAGGAAGCCCATATAGATCTGTGGTTTGTACCACTTCCTCAGTTAAAAATTTCACTTTTCCATTGGGATCGTTTCATCAGGTGCAGTCCTCTTGTCCAACACGTAACATTAGAATGCGCAGGGGTCAATTGATAAAACACATAAGAGGGTCCAGTTTCTAATTTAAGCTTATTACGAAAAATCCTGGAACCTTGTGgcaacgtttttttttttgttttttttttaaggacgaAGGAACCTCAGGACTTTGGACCGCAGGAAGCGAATGAAGGATTTGGGGAACATTTCTCTCGATTCTTGCGCTGTATAGTTGAAGAAGTTTTGTGGGTGAGCCAGCACGTCAAACAGTGCCTTCATGAGCTTCTTGtcctgaggggggaaaaaaagaagtgtgtTATCCAAAAGAATTCCTTACAGtatgtagtctaaggagcttggaaagaaaagcgtctggacttctttaagttgcttgaagacgtttcacctctcatccgagaagcttcttcagttctaagggtcaaatgtggagagtcccagatttaaacccagtgggagtttccccccaaagagggacaaaggacccctgatgatcctctacctaatcacatgagccaaggtgtgaaaatgggtgtgggtcacaatcagccagggtttcgggtgagcacattgtgaaacctggccccaccctatcatgtgatttcctgaggtcagatggcccaggatgtgagtgggtgttaaggcgtctgggaagggatctcaaaactggattatagatggcagacagttggtgtcgtaaaccaccgcctctgtttaaagatggtcgctcacagtggacataaatggcttctttcactcctctttcaaaccatctgtcctctctgtccaaaatgtcaatgttcacattttggacatgtgattaggtagaggatcatcagggggtcctttgtccctctttagggggaaactcccactgggtttaaatctgggactctccaccatttgacccttagaactaaagaagcttctcggatgagaggtgaaacgtcttcaagcaacttaaagaagtccagatgcttttctttccaagctccttagactacgatgacctggatgactgagaaccttcacataCTTACAGTATGTAATTTTTACCCATAGGAAACCACAGTGACACAGGTGTCACTGTCCCTTTACACACAGAGGGAAGTTCCTATTAAAGTTTCAACACTTACTCTCTCAGTTTTCTTGACAATAAAATGGGTCGGGGCTCTTATGGGTTAATCTGAGCGGTACTCTGTATTTCTACTTGTTCCCAAAAGAGGGTGCTACATGGTCACTGGAGCCAAACTACTAACACAGTGAGGACTCAAAACTGGCCAGCTGATCTTTGTCAAATAAAGTCTAAATGGTCAGCTGAAAATATCCCATGAGATAAAACAGCTGAAACTCTTAATGAGCAGGTTAAATAAGTCAGGAATGCAATGCTTTAAAAGATGAAAGTAATggataaatgtaaatatatacagCTTACACTAATGGTTTTAGGTATTTTAGACCTACTCAGGCTGGAGACCAAAGTGCTCCCTGTTAAACATTTGTATAATATAATTATAAAATCCCAATACCTTAAGTATTTCCTGGTGATGCTCTGAAGCATATAATCTTCCATCTCTGACAATGTCTTCTATCAACTCCTGGTAGTCCTCTGAAACAAATAACGTTCATAAATAGCTTAGTAAGAAAAATCAAACTAGATTTAAACAATATTCAGGGGTATCATCGGTTTATTCTTTCTCAATTCATCAAATTTAAAAGGGAttgttcaaaaaacaaacaaacaataaaaaaaaaagtagaaccCTACAGAAGATTTAATGGAAACCACAGTTTGTACAGGTAggggcagattttttttttctttcaaacgAATGAGGCACACAGTATTCGTtacaccccaccccccaaaaacaacggacaaaaacccacagacatcTTTTTCCAAGTTGTCTCTGATAATCCTCAGGGAGGACACCATGTACCAATTTCAAATAACTATGGGTCGTAATGGCACCCAGCACACATCGTCTCTTCTgggccatttaaaaaaaaaaaaaaaaaaaaaagattcctgCCAGGCCACAAGGCtgcatgaatgaaatgaaaacactttgctctgcttctgaaagataaatgctgAATGAAAATGAggatttcaataatttatattggAAAAATGAGAGAGACAATATAGTGTGCGCTGGTTTGGTGGGACCAGGTTGTGAACTTACATGGAATTACAGTACTAATCTTATTTCCAAGACAAACCATCTCACCATCATACGTCACATATGGAACCTGGAAGCCTTTGCCGCTGTTTCCCTCATTGGACCTGAACTGTATCCAAAGCCTCTTGGAGCGGGAGGTGAAGGCGATGGGACGTTCGTACGTCTGACACGTCTCGTAGGTTGTCACAGAGTTGGCGAGAGCTGTGAGGAAAGAAGCACAGAGGAAAGGCCTTAATATGTAACTACTGATGAATACGAAAACCACTCTTATGACATTAAGAGATGTTTTTCTACCACTGTGCTGATTCATCCTGCTCTGCACACACAGACTATATTGTAAGCAGACACTTGTTTTCATAACTTCTGAGGATTATAGCGTCTTAAAAAAGGATCATAATCGTAACTTGAGCCCAAACCAAAGCAAACCCAACCTAAAACCcctttgttatattttatttgttagtTAAATGGCACAAACACAGTAGAACTCACAGCTTTTTCTCATCACCAAGTAGTCTCCACATTCATCCTCAATAGGCAGGTAGATTTCAGGGACAACAATAAGGATCCTGCGTTTGGGGGGAGGGTTAATGATCCAAGTGCACTCGATATTCGCAGGATAGTTTCCCGGGTAGTTGGGAGATTCGATGTAACCTGTAAAATCCCCGAGCTCTCCTCCACATCGTCGGTCTGTAAGTgacacaaaaattaaaaatatctgaAATGGAATCCTAATATTGGAAACTGAAACCCCGCCCCACCCCCTACAGATATACATACTTTTGCACTGCATGATGTTAGTGGAACCATCATAGTCGGTGGTGGTGTTTCCAGGGCAGGTGACACAGTAGTTCTGACCAAAATCCCCTTGATATGTGCCCATGGGGCAGCGAATGCAGCGGTGTGTGCTGGTGTTGTAGTAATGTCCTGGAGAGCACTGCACTGCAGGAGCAAAGGCCAGCGATAGAGAGCTGTTAGCTGATTTAATGCCACCAACATGTGGGGTACAAAAAACTCTTATCCTACATTATACCTGAAAAATCTTCACTTAAAAcgttatacatttaaaaaaaacaaaacaaaaacaaacaaacaaaaacaacaaaaaactctgTGCTTGAGTTAGAACGGAAACTCCGTGCCTGGTAAAAACCATACAACAGCTGCAGAGGGCAGCAAAGTTCCTTTCAACACCTGCAAATGCTACACAATGTTTTGAAGTcacaaaaaaagtttaaatccCCAAAACAACAGATGGTTCACTTTATTTCACAAGTCTGGCAGGCTTTCATAAACTTTCTCGGCTCCAAAAGAACCATTTAAACCCTTCGTTTATATTGAAGCTAAACTAAAGCGAAAGCTAAAATAAACCAGGCAGAAGTTATTAGGTTTTATATCCAGTGACATAACTAAAATCTTTCATACCTTTGGTCTCACACTCCTGAAATGAGACAGCCCCGCTGCGCCGGGTGCCCAGGTTCCCTCCACAGGGGAAGCAGGAGGTGCGCCCCACCTCTGGTTGGTACGTTCCAGGTGGACAGAGCAGGCAGGGGATGAAGCCATCCTGGGAGTACTGACCAGGGGAACACTGAcctgaacacacacaagcattCACTGGGTCAAGTCACActgttagaagcaggaaatgctctgtccacttaaaaaaaacaaaacaaaaaaaaaaaaaaacacaacaacaactttgctttacttttatttagcaaaacttAAGAAAATACTAATGGAAAAATGCTGTGTTACATCTCCACCACTCACTGCATGCAACTCCTGGGTGACTAATACAAAATGGGTGTGTGATAGCTCGTCTTGTTTAGTCTGTCAGGCGAGATGTGACTCTGATAACAGCACAGGAGGAGAACAAAACATGGTGGCTCCTTGAGCTTTTTATTCAGGACTGAAAGAAGTTAATTCATATTCAAGCTTCTTCAGATttacacaaagcaaaacaactgcCAGCAAGATCTTTATCGAGGCACCACTGCTTCCTGTGTACCTTCACAACTTTAGATTTAATTTTCTGCGGCTGTTGCTTTTTTTGATTATTCATTTGATATAAATATCTATAAAATATCATACACTTTTTAGTAGGTAGTTAAATAACACACAGtgtcttttttcattgtttatttatatattattattcaaTTTGGTGCAGTAAGACTGGCCGTGAGAGAGGTCTGTGTCAGTAGGGaaagctgaaaaacattttaaaaaatgcagttaaaaGTCTAAAATTCATCCCTTCCTTCACACTCTCCAAAGCTGCGCAGTGGGTCAGTCTTTGGCAGGCTGattctggcccctgggccttaCGTTTGACAGGAAGTTGCTTGGCATTTACATGTCACcataaagacaaagagaatttaCTATTGCTTCTGAAATCAGCTGGAAAGTGTAATTATTTGTGACCTGCTTTCTGAGCCCTAAAGGTGACTAGTTTTTGCACAAACCAGATTAATactggctcaggtggtagagcaggtcatctaccaaT contains:
- the tmem9b gene encoding transmembrane protein 9B, yielding MKWVFFVEALLLACFVLLSQVTAKNSEDIRCKCICPPYREVEGQIYKQNVSLKDCNCLHVVDPMPVDGKDVEAYCLRCECKYEERSSGTIKFTIIMYLSILGLLLLYMVYLTLLEPMLKRRLFGHSQLIQSDDDVGDQQPFANAHNVLSRSHSRSNVLNKVEHAQQRWRRQVQEQRKSVFDRHVVLS